The Haloplanus sp. GDY1 genomic sequence CCTCGTAGAGGCCGGCGGTCACCTCGAACGACCCGCCGTCCTCCTCGTCCTGTCCCATCAGGAAGACGGTGTCGTCCCGCGCGAGTTCCTCGCGCAGCGCCGTCCGGATCGCCTCCCGAACGGACAGTTGCTCGCCGGTCGCGTCGAGCGCGCTCATCGGTCGGCACCTCCCGTCCGCCCGAGTCGCTCGCGGAAGTACTCCACGTCCGGGTTCGGCTCGACGAACACGTCGTCGTACGCCTCCTCGGGGTCGGGGAAGGGCGCGTCCCGCGCGTACTCGACCGCCGCCTCGACGTCCGCCTCGACGGCCGACTGCAGCTCCTCGCGCTCCCCCTCGTCGAGGACGCCCGCCTCCCGGAGGCGCGTCGCGAACGTGTCGATGGCGTCGCGGTTCTCCCGCCACTCGTCTATCTCCTCCTGGGTCCGGTACGGCTGCGGGTCGCCCTCGTAGTGGCCGCGGTAGCGGTACGTCTTCGCCTCGATGAGCGTCGGCCCGTCGCCCCGTGCCGCGCGCTCCCGCGCCTCGGCGACGGCGTCGTAGACGGCCTCGACGTCCATCCCGTCGACGACGACGCCCGGGATGCCGTAGGCGGCGGCGCTGTCGGCCAGGTCCTCGACGTTGTGCTGTTTCTCGTAGGTCATCCCCTCCGAGTAGAGGTTGTTCTCGACGACGTAGATGGCGGGCAGGTCCCAGGTGGCAGCGAGGTTGATCGACTCGTGGACCTGTCCCTCGGCGAAGGCGCCGTCGCCGAAGAAGGAGAGGCCGACCCAGTCCCGGTCGCGGAGCTGTGCGGTGAGTCCGGCCCCCGTCGCCAGCGGGACGCCGGCGCCGACGATGGGCTGGGCGCCCAGCATCCCCTCGTCCAGGTCGGCCGCGTGCATCGAGCCGCCCTTCCCGGAGCAGTAGCCGTCGCTGCGGCCGTACAGCTCCGCCATCAGCGTCCGTTCGTCCATCCCCTTCGCCAGGCAGTGGCCGTGTCCCCGGTGGGTGCTCGTCACGTAGTCGTCGTCCGCGAGCGCCGAACAGGCGCCGACGGCGACGGCCTCCTGTCCGATGTAGAGGTGTACGAACCCCGGAATCTCTCCGTCGGCGAAGTTGTCCCGTACCGCACGTTCGAACTCGCGGATGAGCAGCATCCGGCGGAGGGCCTGCCGCTGATCCGACGGGTCGGTCATGTCTAATGTTGCCATCAGTCGTTCTACGGCGCGCGCCGGAGACGAATAAGGTTTCGGGGGTCGGATCGGGAACGGTGTGGCGACCCCGTCGGGAGGCGGCCACGAACGGGGCAGAACTTTACCCGCCGGGCGCGTCGGGGGCGACATGGTGGCGATCCTCGACTCGATCACGAACGTGGACGGCGACCGGCACGCCGGCGACGTCGTCGTCGCCGGCAGTCACGGCGGCGAGTACGCCGGCTACCTCGCGCTGAAGGCCGGGGTCCGGGGCGTGATCCTCAACGACGCCGGGATCGGAAAGGACGAGGCCGGCGTCGCGTCGCTGTCCATGCTCGACGAGCGGTCCGTCCCCGCCGCGACGGTCGATCACCGGAGCGCTCGCATCGGCGACGGCGAGGACATGCACGACCGGGGGCACGTCAGCCGCGTCAACGACGCCGCCGCGGCGCTGGGCTCGGCCCCGGGCCAGTCGACCGCGGAGTGCGCGGCGCGGATGGCCGGCGCCGACCCCGTCGACGCGGCGGTCCCCGAGTACGGGCCGGGCCGGCACGTGTTCCGGGAGGGCGAGGTCACGGTCCGCGGACTCGACTCCGTGTCGCTGCTCCGCGAGGCGGACGCCGGCGACGTGATCGTCACCGCGAGTCACGGCTCCCGACTCCCCGGCGAGGACGAACACGGCTCGTACGTCGCCGTCGACGTCGCCGGCATCACCTTCAACG encodes the following:
- a CDS encoding thiamine pyrophosphate-dependent dehydrogenase E1 component subunit alpha, which codes for MATLDMTDPSDQRQALRRMLLIREFERAVRDNFADGEIPGFVHLYIGQEAVAVGACSALADDDYVTSTHRGHGHCLAKGMDERTLMAELYGRSDGYCSGKGGSMHAADLDEGMLGAQPIVGAGVPLATGAGLTAQLRDRDWVGLSFFGDGAFAEGQVHESINLAATWDLPAIYVVENNLYSEGMTYEKQHNVEDLADSAAAYGIPGVVVDGMDVEAVYDAVAEARERAARGDGPTLIEAKTYRYRGHYEGDPQPYRTQEEIDEWRENRDAIDTFATRLREAGVLDEGEREELQSAVEADVEAAVEYARDAPFPDPEEAYDDVFVEPNPDVEYFRERLGRTGGADR